From the genome of Onthophagus taurus isolate NC chromosome 5, IU_Otau_3.0, whole genome shotgun sequence, one region includes:
- the LOC111426168 gene encoding cylicin-1-like has product MPNDKKKNKLECKDCCILESDDDTGPCTKKKKIDIVRSFLESKGAAISVIQERFKKYCPLGGFHFGTSKSQSSAEDEPDDNDKKKFLKFKCKDKKRLESDTEDESERCSKNCKKNGNKKKVAKKGSKTSYSSTSSGGSEDQKVSKKRKKSKVNNKRSLDSMSGSSQESLKKKSKDSGKKKSKDCVEKKSKDSIEKKSKDSMEKKSKDSMEKKSKDSLKKKSKDSLKKKSKKGSKDSLKKKSKDSIEKKSKDSLKNKSKKGSKDSLKKNSKTSKKASKESLKNSSKQSIIHHSDQMVELVLADGRHLFLNECCFKDPGHHSKNSNETNCSKKSVSKRLSSDDDLEEIETIKSPKKTILKMTDVVGTPRGSFATPTQCETLYLNRINKNIKDNQKCVRKDFEKEEVLNVEILNEKVSKEEILREHLCTCSSGAPIIIKSVWKTGKPGCCQCVKGKQQSEDGLKRCVECNSIVTDQQGCSCCLGRAIKEQRKNELSFAPNLKLTQQEFQHQFKQHLQRQIDECACNKKKKERK; this is encoded by the coding sequence ATGCCCAatgacaagaaaaaaaataaattggaatgCAAAGATTGTTGCATTCTAGAATCGGACGATGACACGGGACCTtgcacaaaaaagaaaaaaatcgatatcgtTCGCTCATTCCTTGAATCGAAAGGCGCGGCGATCTCAGTAATCCAAGAACGCTTTAAGAAATATTGTCCCCTCGGTGGGTTTCATTTCGGAACTTCTAAATCACAATCATCCGCGGAAGATGAACCAGATGATAACGATAAGAAgaagtttttaaagtttaagtgTAAAGATAAGAAGCGGTTGGAATCCGATACTGAAGATGAATCTGAAAGGTGTTCAAagaattgcaaaaaaaatgggaataaaAAGAAGGTTGCGAAAAAAGGTTCGAAAACTAGTTATAGTTCAACGTCATCGGGAGGGAGTGAGGATCAAAAAGTTAGTAAGAAgcgtaaaaaatcgaaagtGAATAATAAAAGGAGTTTAGATTCGATGAGTGGATCATCTCAAGaatctttaaaaaagaaatcaaaagatTCGggcaaaaagaaatcaaaagattgtgttgaaaagaaatcaaaagattctattgaaaagaaatcaaaagatTCTATGgaaaagaaatcaaaagatTCTATGgaaaagaaatcaaaagattctcttaaaaaaaaatcaaaagattctcttaaaaagaaatcaaaaaaaggatCAAAAGATTCActcaaaaagaaatcaaaagattctattgaaaagaaatcaaaagattctcttaaaaataaatcaaaaaaaggatCAAAAGAttctcttaaaaaaaattcaaagacaTCAAAAAAAGCTTCAAAAGAATCTTTAAAAAACTCTTCAAAACAATCCATAATTCATCATTCTGATCAAATGGTAGAATTGGTTCTAGCTGATGGAagacatttatttttgaatgaatGTTGTTTTAAAGATCCCGGTCACCATTCAAAAAATTCTAACGAAacaaattgttcaaaaaaatctgtttCAAAAAGACTTTCTTCAGATGATGAtttagaagaaattgaaacaataaaatcacCCAAGAAAACCATCCTAAAAATGACAGACGTTGTTGGAACTCCCCGCGGATCTTTCGCAACACCAACTCAATGTGAGACATTATATCTAAATCGGattaacaaaaacattaaggataatcaaaaatgtgtaagaaaagattttgaaaaagaagaagtaTTAAACGTGgaaatattaaatgaaaaagtatcaaaagaagaaatattaagagaaCATTTATGTACTTGTAGTTCTGGAGCtccaattataattaaatcggTTTGGAAAACTGGAAAACCAGGATGTTGCCAATGCGTAAAAGGAAAACAACAAAGTGAAGATGGATTAAAAAGATGTGTTGAATGTAATAGTATAGTCACCGATCAACAAGGATGTTCTTGTTGCCTTGGAAGAGCCAtcaaagaacaaagaaaaaatgaattatcATTCGCCCCAAATCTAAAATTAACCCAACAAGAATTTCAACATCAATTTAAACAGCATCTCCAAAGACAAATCGATGAATGCGCGTgtaacaagaaaaagaaagaaagaaaatga